The following are encoded together in the Streptomyces tsukubensis genome:
- a CDS encoding acyl-CoA dehydrogenase family protein: MSTSTTRPARPTTLETEEHRALRATVAALGKRYGRAYFTGLVDTGGHPEALWADAAKLGLLGVNLPEEYGGGGGGIAELSLVLEELGAAGCPLLMMIVSPAICGTVIARFGTEEQKRAWLPALADGSRTMAFGITEPDAGSNAHRITTTARRDGDDWLLTGRKVFVSGVDIADATLIVGRTEDARTGSLKPCLFIVPRDAPGFGRRRIDMELQAPEKQFELTLDEVRLPADALVGDEDAGLLQLFAGLNPERIMTAAFALGMGRYALAKAVEYAKERTVWKAPIGAHQAIAHPLAQAHIEIELARLMTQKAAALYDTGDDTGAGEAANMAKYAAAEAAVKAVDQAVHTLGGNGLTSEFGLASLITAARVARIAPVSREMILNYVSHQTLGLPKSY; this comes from the coding sequence ATGAGCACATCGACCACGCGTCCCGCACGGCCCACCACCCTGGAGACAGAGGAGCACCGCGCGCTCCGTGCCACCGTCGCCGCCCTCGGAAAGCGTTACGGCCGCGCCTACTTCACCGGGCTCGTCGACACCGGAGGCCACCCCGAGGCCCTCTGGGCCGACGCCGCCAAACTCGGCCTCCTCGGCGTGAACCTGCCGGAGGAGTACGGCGGTGGCGGTGGCGGCATCGCTGAACTCTCCCTCGTACTCGAAGAGCTGGGAGCGGCCGGCTGCCCGCTGCTCATGATGATCGTCTCGCCCGCCATCTGCGGCACGGTCATCGCCCGTTTCGGCACCGAGGAGCAGAAACGCGCCTGGCTGCCCGCCCTCGCCGACGGCAGCCGCACCATGGCCTTCGGCATCACCGAGCCGGACGCGGGGTCCAACGCGCACCGGATCACCACCACCGCGCGCCGTGACGGTGACGACTGGCTGCTGACCGGCAGGAAAGTCTTCGTCTCCGGTGTCGACATCGCGGACGCGACACTCATCGTCGGCCGTACCGAGGATGCCCGGACGGGGAGTCTCAAACCCTGTCTGTTCATCGTTCCGCGCGACGCACCGGGGTTCGGCCGCCGACGTATCGACATGGAACTCCAGGCTCCGGAGAAGCAGTTCGAACTCACCCTGGACGAGGTACGACTGCCGGCGGACGCTCTGGTCGGCGACGAGGACGCCGGGCTGCTCCAGCTCTTCGCCGGACTCAACCCCGAGCGGATCATGACGGCCGCCTTCGCGCTCGGCATGGGCCGTTACGCCCTGGCCAAGGCGGTCGAGTACGCCAAGGAACGGACTGTCTGGAAGGCGCCCATCGGTGCCCACCAGGCGATAGCCCACCCACTCGCGCAGGCCCACATCGAGATCGAACTCGCCCGCCTCATGACGCAGAAGGCCGCCGCGCTCTACGACACCGGCGACGACACGGGCGCGGGTGAGGCGGCGAACATGGCCAAGTACGCGGCGGCGGAAGCCGCGGTGAAGGCGGTCGACCAGGCGGTGCACACACTCGGCGGTAACGGGCTGACCAGTGAATTCGGCCTCGCTTCGCTGATCACCGCCGCCCGTGTGGCCCGTATCGCCCCGGTCAGCCGCGAGATGATCCTCAACTACGTGTCCCATCAGACACTGGGTCTGCCCAAGTCGTACTGA
- a CDS encoding acetyl/propionyl/methylcrotonyl-CoA carboxylase subunit alpha: MKPTIRTLLVANRGEIACRVFRTCRALGITTVAVHSDPDADALHVREADLAVRLPGATPADTYLRADLLVRAAVAAGADAVHPGYGFLSENADFARAVADTGLTWVGPAPEAIDAMASKTRAKKLMATAGVPLLAPVDPDRATEADLPLLIKAAAGGGGRGMRIVRALGELPGELAAARAEAEKAFGDGEVFVEPYLERGRHVEVQILGDTHGTVWALGTRDCSLQRRHQKVIEEAPAPGLDAALHDGLLDAATAAARAIGYTGAGTVEFLVREGRAHFLEMNTRLQVEHPVTEAIHGIDLVALQLRVAEGHALDKEPPPATGHAVEARLYAEDPSHGWAPQTGTLHRLTAPEGAHAGPGHPAARQGVRIDAGYADGDRIGVHYDAMLAKVIAHAPTRDEAVRALAGALGRTRLHGPVTNRDLLVRSLRHPEFTSPDRLDTGFYTRHLTELTRPVPTAEHDERLAAVAAALASAAGAPAGPGPAVGAWRNLPSQPRTRGYQGLLATHDIHYRTTRTTPVIVHALSGPDSPAAPATSFTPDTRSAPHVAPAPAPGIASASASAGPSFLHTPEPRVVTVRNQSVTLETDGVRREFQVFAYEDRIFVDTSTGSHAFTALPRFPEAITHREPGSLLAPMPGTVLRIAEGLAVGDRVEAGRTLVWLEAMKMEHRVNAPASGTLTALHAVPGQQVEVGALLAVVQETSAHEAPADDRPEDQETPQP, translated from the coding sequence ATGAAACCGACGATCCGCACCCTCCTTGTGGCGAACCGCGGAGAGATCGCCTGCCGCGTCTTCCGTACCTGCCGGGCCCTCGGCATCACCACCGTCGCTGTCCACTCCGATCCCGACGCGGACGCCCTGCACGTACGCGAGGCCGATCTCGCCGTGCGGCTGCCGGGTGCCACGCCCGCCGACACCTACCTGCGGGCCGACCTCCTCGTGCGGGCAGCCGTCGCGGCCGGGGCCGACGCCGTCCACCCCGGCTACGGATTCCTCTCGGAGAACGCCGACTTCGCGCGGGCCGTCGCCGACACGGGACTGACGTGGGTGGGCCCCGCTCCCGAAGCCATCGACGCCATGGCCTCCAAGACCCGCGCCAAGAAACTGATGGCCACGGCAGGCGTACCGCTGCTCGCGCCCGTCGACCCCGACCGGGCCACCGAGGCCGACCTCCCACTGCTGATCAAAGCCGCGGCGGGTGGCGGAGGCCGCGGTATGCGGATCGTCCGCGCTCTCGGTGAGCTGCCGGGAGAGCTGGCCGCCGCGCGCGCCGAGGCGGAGAAGGCGTTCGGTGACGGCGAGGTCTTCGTGGAGCCCTACCTGGAGCGCGGGCGCCACGTCGAGGTGCAGATCCTCGGCGACACCCACGGCACGGTGTGGGCACTCGGCACCCGTGACTGCTCCCTCCAGCGTCGGCACCAGAAGGTCATCGAGGAGGCTCCGGCGCCCGGTCTCGACGCGGCACTCCACGACGGACTCCTCGACGCCGCCACCGCCGCCGCCCGAGCCATCGGCTACACCGGAGCGGGAACAGTCGAGTTCCTCGTCCGCGAAGGCCGCGCGCACTTCCTGGAGATGAACACGCGCCTCCAGGTCGAGCACCCCGTCACCGAGGCGATCCACGGTATCGACCTCGTGGCCCTGCAACTGCGTGTCGCGGAGGGCCACGCCCTCGACAAGGAACCCCCGCCCGCTACGGGGCACGCGGTCGAGGCCCGCCTCTACGCCGAGGACCCCAGCCACGGCTGGGCGCCCCAGACCGGCACCCTGCACCGCCTCACCGCCCCCGAAGGCGCCCACGCGGGGCCCGGCCACCCGGCAGCCCGCCAAGGCGTCCGTATAGACGCGGGATACGCCGACGGCGACCGCATCGGCGTCCACTACGACGCGATGCTCGCCAAAGTCATCGCCCACGCCCCCACCCGCGACGAGGCGGTCCGCGCACTCGCGGGCGCACTCGGACGCACCCGGCTGCACGGGCCCGTCACCAACAGGGACCTGCTCGTACGCTCGCTCCGCCATCCCGAATTCACCTCCCCCGACCGGCTCGACACCGGCTTCTACACCCGGCACCTCACCGAACTCACCAGACCTGTCCCCACCGCCGAGCACGACGAACGGCTCGCGGCCGTCGCGGCGGCCCTCGCCTCGGCGGCCGGCGCCCCCGCAGGGCCTGGCCCCGCCGTCGGCGCCTGGCGCAACCTCCCCTCACAGCCACGAACCCGCGGCTACCAGGGTCTGCTCGCCACCCACGACATTCACTACCGCACCACCCGCACCACCCCCGTCATCGTCCACGCGCTCTCCGGCCCCGACTCCCCGGCCGCCCCCGCCACCTCGTTCACCCCTGACACCCGCTCTGCCCCCCACGTCGCCCCAGCCCCAGCCCCCGGCATCGCCTCCGCCTCTGCCTCTGCCGGCCCCTCCTTCCTCCATACCCCCGAACCACGCGTAGTAACTGTCCGTAATCAATCAGTCACTCTCGAAACGGACGGTGTCCGCCGAGAGTTCCAGGTATTCGCGTACGAAGACCGAATATTCGTGGACACCTCCACCGGCTCCCACGCGTTCACCGCCCTTCCCCGTTTCCCCGAAGCGATCACGCACCGTGAACCCGGCTCGCTGCTCGCCCCCATGCCCGGCACCGTCCTGCGGATCGCGGAAGGACTCGCCGTCGGCGACCGGGTCGAGGCAGGCCGGACCCTCGTCTGGCTGGAGGCCATGAAGATGGAGCACCGCGTCAACGCTCCCGCCTCCGGAACGCTCACCGCCCTGCACGCCGTCCCCGGCCAACAGGTCGAGGTCGGCGCCCTGCTCGCCGTCGTCCAGGAGACCTCCGCCCACGAGGCCCCGGCGGACGACAGGCCCGAAGACCAGGAGACCCCGCAGCCATGA
- a CDS encoding acyl-CoA carboxylase subunit beta, whose product MTVLPTALDPASADYAENRSAMLGKLAALDVEHAKVLAGGGEKYTARHHSRGKLLARERVELLIDPDTPFLELSPLAAWGSDYAVGGSLVTGIGTVEGVECLITANDPTVRGGASNPWTLKKALRANEIAFANRLPCISLVESGGADLPSQKEIFIPGGALFRDLTRLSAAGIPTIAVVFGNSTAGGAYVPGMSDHVIMVKERAKVFLGGPPLVKMATGEESDDESLGGAEMHARTSGLADHFATDEPDALRQARRVVARLNWRKAHPDPGPAPEPAYDAEELLGIVPGDLRVPFDPHEVIARIVDGSDFDAFKPLYGPSLVTGWARLHGCPIGILANARGVLFSAESQKAAQFIQLANQRDIPLLFLHNTTGYMVGKEYEQGGIIKHGAMMINAVSNSKVPHLSVLMGASYGAGHYGMCGRAYDPRFLFAWPGAKSAVMGPQQLAGVLSIVARQSALAKGTVYDEEGDAALRAMVEQQIESESLPMFLSGRLYDDGVIDPRDTRTVLGMCLSAIRTAPVEGARGGFGVFRM is encoded by the coding sequence GTGACCGTCCTCCCCACCGCCCTCGACCCCGCGTCCGCCGACTATGCGGAGAACCGGTCGGCGATGCTCGGCAAACTCGCCGCCCTCGACGTCGAACACGCCAAGGTCCTGGCCGGCGGTGGCGAGAAGTACACAGCGCGCCACCACTCGCGCGGCAAACTCCTCGCCCGTGAACGTGTCGAGCTGCTGATCGACCCCGACACCCCCTTCCTCGAACTGTCGCCGCTCGCCGCCTGGGGCAGCGACTACGCCGTCGGTGGCTCGCTCGTCACCGGTATCGGCACCGTCGAGGGCGTCGAATGCCTCATCACCGCCAACGACCCCACAGTCCGGGGCGGCGCGAGCAACCCATGGACGTTGAAGAAAGCCCTGCGCGCCAACGAGATCGCTTTCGCCAACCGCCTCCCTTGCATCAGCCTCGTCGAGTCCGGGGGCGCCGACCTTCCCTCGCAGAAGGAGATCTTCATCCCCGGGGGCGCGCTCTTCCGCGACCTCACCCGCCTCTCCGCCGCCGGCATCCCCACGATCGCCGTCGTCTTCGGCAACTCCACAGCGGGCGGGGCCTATGTGCCCGGCATGTCCGACCACGTGATCATGGTCAAGGAACGGGCCAAGGTATTCCTCGGCGGGCCGCCCCTGGTGAAGATGGCGACCGGTGAGGAGAGCGACGACGAGTCGCTCGGCGGCGCCGAGATGCACGCGAGGACATCGGGTCTCGCCGATCACTTCGCCACCGACGAACCCGACGCCCTGCGGCAGGCCCGCCGTGTTGTCGCCCGCCTCAACTGGCGCAAGGCGCATCCTGATCCTGGGCCCGCGCCCGAGCCCGCGTACGACGCGGAGGAACTCCTCGGCATCGTCCCCGGGGACCTGCGCGTTCCCTTCGACCCGCATGAGGTCATCGCCCGCATCGTGGACGGATCCGACTTCGACGCGTTCAAGCCGCTCTACGGGCCGAGTCTCGTCACCGGCTGGGCCCGACTGCACGGCTGCCCCATCGGCATCCTCGCCAACGCGCGGGGCGTGCTCTTCAGCGCGGAATCGCAGAAGGCCGCCCAGTTCATCCAGCTCGCCAACCAGCGGGACATTCCGCTGCTCTTCCTCCACAACACCACCGGCTACATGGTCGGCAAGGAGTACGAACAGGGCGGCATCATCAAACACGGCGCGATGATGATCAACGCCGTCTCCAACTCGAAGGTCCCTCACCTCTCCGTCCTCATGGGCGCCTCCTACGGAGCCGGCCACTACGGCATGTGCGGCCGGGCCTACGACCCCCGTTTCCTCTTCGCCTGGCCCGGCGCCAAATCCGCCGTCATGGGCCCGCAGCAACTGGCGGGTGTCCTCTCGATCGTCGCCAGACAGTCGGCTCTCGCCAAAGGAACCGTGTACGACGAGGAGGGCGACGCGGCCCTCCGCGCGATGGTGGAGCAGCAGATCGAGTCGGAGTCGCTGCCGATGTTCCTCTCCGGCCGGCTGTACGACGACGGGGTCATCGACCCGCGTGACACCAGGACCGTCCTCGGTATGTGTCTCTCCGCCATCCGCACCGCACCGGTCGAGGGCGCCCGCGGTGGCTTCGGCGTCTTCCGGATGTGA
- a CDS encoding acyclic terpene utilization AtuA family protein, whose translation MNILRIGNASGFYGDRFDAMREMLTEGPLDVLTGDYLAELTMLILGRDRLKDPARGYAKTFLRQLEQCLGLAHERGVRLVTNAGGLHPEALADAVRDLAGRLGIPVRVAHVEGDDLLGRGPGAEGSWGDGVLTANAYLGGHGIARCLSAGADIVITGRVTDAALVTGPAIAHFGWPADAYDRLAGAVVAGHILECGTQATGGNYAFFTRHDVRHPGFPVAELSDDGSCVITKHDGTGGAVDIGTVTAQLMYETGGARYAGPDATARLDTIRLTQQGPDRVRVDGVRGEPPPPTLKVGLGKLGGWRGEVVFVLTGLDIDAKASLVRQQMEAALDAGKARPAALRWELSRTDRPDAPTEETASALLRLVVRDSDETKAGRDLGAAAVELALAGYPGFHVTAPPGKATPYGVFEAVYARQETVPHIAVHPDGSRQSVTLPRRTRSLTAVPAPPLPEPLPPGPTRRAPLGLVAGARSGDKGGDANVGVWVESESAWRWLAHELTTVRLRELLPETAPLLVERHLFPSLRALNFTVTGLLGEGVASGARFDPQAKALGEWLRSRHLDIPEEFL comes from the coding sequence ATGAACATCCTGCGTATAGGCAACGCCTCCGGCTTCTACGGCGACCGGTTCGACGCGATGCGCGAGATGCTGACCGAAGGTCCCCTCGACGTGCTGACCGGCGACTATCTCGCCGAGCTGACCATGCTGATCCTCGGCCGGGACCGCCTGAAGGATCCCGCGCGCGGCTACGCCAAGACCTTCCTGCGCCAACTGGAGCAGTGTCTCGGCCTCGCCCACGAACGAGGTGTCCGCCTCGTCACCAACGCGGGTGGTCTGCACCCGGAGGCCCTCGCCGACGCCGTACGCGACCTCGCGGGGCGTCTCGGTATCCCCGTACGTGTCGCCCATGTCGAGGGAGACGACCTGCTCGGCAGAGGGCCCGGCGCCGAGGGGAGTTGGGGCGACGGGGTGCTGACCGCCAACGCCTATCTCGGCGGCCACGGCATCGCACGCTGCCTGAGCGCCGGAGCTGACATCGTCATCACCGGCAGGGTCACCGACGCGGCCCTCGTCACCGGGCCTGCGATCGCCCACTTCGGCTGGCCCGCCGACGCCTACGACAGGCTTGCCGGAGCCGTCGTCGCCGGGCACATCCTGGAGTGCGGAACGCAGGCGACGGGCGGCAACTACGCGTTCTTCACCCGTCACGACGTCCGCCACCCGGGTTTTCCCGTCGCCGAACTCTCCGACGACGGATCCTGCGTCATCACCAAGCACGACGGCACGGGCGGAGCCGTCGACATCGGGACCGTGACCGCCCAGCTCATGTACGAGACGGGCGGCGCCAGATACGCGGGCCCAGACGCCACCGCCAGGCTCGACACCATTCGGCTCACCCAGCAAGGCCCCGACCGGGTACGGGTCGACGGTGTACGGGGTGAGCCACCACCCCCCACCCTCAAAGTCGGCCTCGGCAAACTCGGCGGCTGGCGCGGCGAGGTCGTCTTCGTCCTCACCGGACTCGACATCGACGCCAAGGCCTCCCTCGTACGGCAGCAGATGGAAGCCGCCCTCGACGCCGGAAAGGCCCGCCCGGCAGCCCTCCGCTGGGAACTCTCCCGCACCGACAGGCCCGACGCCCCGACCGAGGAGACCGCGAGTGCCCTGCTGCGGCTCGTCGTGCGTGACAGCGACGAGACGAAAGCCGGACGCGACCTCGGCGCCGCCGCCGTCGAACTCGCCCTCGCCGGCTACCCCGGCTTCCACGTCACCGCCCCACCGGGCAAGGCCACCCCGTACGGCGTGTTCGAGGCCGTGTACGCCCGACAGGAGACCGTGCCCCATATCGCTGTCCACCCGGACGGGAGCAGGCAGTCCGTGACCCTGCCCCGGCGGACCCGGAGCCTCACCGCCGTGCCCGCGCCGCCGCTGCCCGAGCCCCTGCCGCCCGGACCCACCCGCCGGGCGCCGCTCGGTCTGGTGGCGGGCGCCAGGAGCGGTGACAAGGGTGGTGACGCCAACGTCGGGGTGTGGGTGGAGAGCGAGTCCGCCTGGCGCTGGCTCGCCCACGAACTCACCACGGTCCGGCTGCGGGAACTCCTCCCGGAGACCGCGCCCCTGCTCGTGGAACGGCATCTCTTTCCCTCCCTGCGCGCCCTGAACTTCACAGTGACCGGACTGCTCGGCGAAGGTGTCGCCTCCGGCGCGCGCTTCGACCCGCAGGCCAAGGCGCTCGGCGAATGGCTGCGCTCCCGCCACCTCGACATACCGGAGGAATTTCTGTGA
- a CDS encoding TIGR03084 family metal-binding protein, producing MPDASPLDDLLAESDELDALVVDLSEEQWRLATPAPRWTVAHQIAHLAWTDTAALSAVEEPDAFTARVAEAAAAWETFVDEAADEGALRPPAELLAQWRSGRDRLGQALRDAPTGVRFPWFGPPMSVASMATARLMETWAHGQDVADALGVIRAPTDRLRHIARLGLRTRDFAHAVHGMQPPAEEFRVELTLPSGTDWAFGPEGATQRVTGPALDFCLLVTQRAHRADLALRVYGPDADRWLDIAQAFAGPPGAGRSPSEAHESRTGDGAP from the coding sequence GTGCCTGACGCCTCACCTTTGGACGACCTGCTTGCCGAGAGTGACGAACTCGACGCTCTGGTAGTCGACTTGAGCGAGGAGCAATGGCGGCTGGCCACGCCCGCGCCACGCTGGACCGTCGCCCACCAGATCGCCCATCTCGCCTGGACCGACACGGCGGCGCTGTCCGCAGTCGAGGAGCCGGACGCCTTTACCGCGCGCGTGGCGGAGGCGGCAGCCGCGTGGGAGACCTTCGTCGACGAGGCGGCGGACGAAGGAGCACTGCGCCCGCCCGCCGAGCTGCTGGCCCAATGGCGCTCCGGTCGCGATCGGTTGGGGCAGGCCCTACGGGACGCGCCTACCGGCGTCAGGTTCCCCTGGTTCGGGCCGCCGATGAGTGTCGCCTCCATGGCGACGGCCAGACTGATGGAGACCTGGGCGCACGGGCAGGACGTGGCCGACGCCCTCGGAGTGATCCGCGCCCCTACCGACCGGCTGCGACACATCGCCCGACTGGGCCTGCGCACAAGGGATTTCGCCCACGCCGTACACGGAATGCAGCCCCCCGCCGAGGAGTTCCGCGTCGAACTGACCCTCCCCAGCGGCACGGATTGGGCCTTCGGCCCCGAGGGTGCGACGCAACGCGTGACAGGCCCCGCGTTGGACTTCTGCCTCCTCGTCACCCAGCGCGCCCACCGCGCCGACCTCGCCCTACGCGTGTACGGACCGGACGCCGACCGCTGGCTGGACATCGCCCAGGCATTCGCCGGACCACCCGGCGCGGGCCGCAGCCCATCCGAAGCCCACGAATCCCGCACCGGCGATGGGGCCCCATGA
- a CDS encoding VOC family protein, translating to MSVRRVVPNIRSSEQARSRDFYGLLGFEEVMDLGWVMTLASPEQPAEQISVVSQDASAPVHPDLSVEVDDVDAVHAAVVAAGADVVFPPRDEEWGVRRFFVRDPDGTVVNVLSHR from the coding sequence GTGTCCGTACGCCGTGTCGTCCCGAACATTCGCTCCTCCGAACAGGCCAGAAGCCGGGACTTCTACGGGCTGCTCGGCTTTGAGGAGGTCATGGATCTCGGGTGGGTCATGACGTTGGCGTCGCCCGAGCAGCCCGCCGAGCAGATCAGCGTCGTCTCGCAGGACGCGAGCGCCCCCGTACACCCGGATCTGAGTGTGGAGGTCGACGATGTGGACGCGGTCCACGCGGCCGTCGTAGCGGCCGGGGCCGATGTCGTCTTCCCGCCAAGGGACGAGGAGTGGGGCGTGCGGCGTTTCTTCGTACGGGACCCCGACGGAACCGTCGTCAACGTGTTGAGCCACCGTTAG
- a CDS encoding EamA family transporter encodes MTETAAGAAVSQPEAVGALPEPGRGRRGSGGALGPVGLVLAGCVSVQFGGALAVGLMPRTGALGVVTIRLACAAVVMLVVCRPKLRGHARADWGTVIAFGVAMAAMNGLFYQAAARIPLGVAVTLEVLGPLVLSVVASRRLLNLLWAVLALCGVFLLSGGGVEEIDPVGVAFALAAGVMWATYIVFSARTGRRFPQADGLALAMGVAALLILPLGITSAGSALLVPSTLGLGAAVAVLSSVLPYTLELIALRRLPAPTFAVLMSLEPAIAAIAGFLVLNQALSAIQAGAIALVIAASIGAVGTQARKRREQRG; translated from the coding sequence ATGACGGAGACGGCGGCGGGCGCGGCGGTCTCCCAGCCGGAGGCTGTGGGGGCGCTGCCGGAACCCGGCCGCGGCCGACGGGGCTCGGGCGGTGCCCTCGGCCCGGTCGGGTTGGTCCTGGCCGGCTGCGTCTCCGTCCAGTTCGGTGGTGCGCTCGCCGTGGGGCTGATGCCGAGGACCGGGGCGCTCGGAGTGGTCACGATCCGGCTGGCCTGCGCCGCGGTGGTCATGCTCGTCGTCTGCCGCCCGAAGCTGCGCGGTCATGCCCGCGCCGACTGGGGCACCGTCATCGCCTTCGGTGTCGCGATGGCGGCGATGAACGGCCTCTTCTACCAGGCAGCCGCCCGCATTCCGCTGGGCGTCGCGGTGACCCTCGAAGTCCTCGGCCCGCTCGTCCTCTCCGTGGTGGCCTCGCGCCGCCTCCTCAACCTGCTGTGGGCGGTGCTGGCGCTGTGCGGGGTGTTCCTGCTCAGCGGTGGAGGTGTGGAGGAGATCGACCCGGTGGGGGTGGCGTTCGCGCTGGCCGCCGGGGTGATGTGGGCGACGTACATCGTCTTCAGCGCCCGTACGGGGCGCCGCTTCCCGCAGGCCGACGGGCTGGCCCTCGCGATGGGCGTGGCCGCCCTGCTGATCCTGCCCCTGGGCATCACGAGCGCGGGATCGGCGCTACTGGTGCCGAGCACTCTCGGCCTCGGCGCGGCGGTCGCCGTCCTCTCGTCCGTACTGCCCTACACCCTCGAACTCATCGCCCTCCGCCGCCTGCCCGCCCCCACCTTCGCGGTCCTGATGAGCCTGGAGCCGGCCATCGCCGCCATCGCGGGCTTCCTCGTCCTCAACCAGGCGCTGAGCGCGATCCAGGCGGGAGCGATCGCCCTGGTCATCGCGGCGAGCATCGGAGCGGTGGGGACACAGGCGCGCAAGCGCCGCGAACAGCGGGGGTGA
- a CDS encoding LysR family transcriptional regulator produces the protein MRHLRCFLAVSEEGSVTGAAVRLRLTQPAVSRALAALEQALAVRLVDRSTHHLELTAEGETFRPKAERAVAAFEEALDSVREVHRPLRLGHAWSAAGRSTTRLLRHWAWEHPDVPLELLRVDDRTAGLTRGSVDAALLRGDVGTPGLLTETLYTEPRVAAVPADSPLAGREEITLADLRTYTIALNTISGSTTPALWPAGERPTGTLTVGNTDDWLAAIAAGRAVGVTASATAGMHPNPGVVYVPLADAPPLPVVLAWRDGHAHPAVRDLVALARRVVGEP, from the coding sequence CTGCGGCATCTGCGCTGTTTCCTCGCCGTGTCCGAGGAGGGCAGTGTGACCGGAGCCGCGGTCAGGCTGCGGCTGACCCAGCCCGCCGTCTCCCGAGCCCTGGCCGCGCTGGAGCAGGCCTTGGCCGTACGGCTGGTGGACCGTTCCACGCACCACCTCGAACTCACCGCGGAGGGGGAGACCTTCCGGCCGAAGGCGGAGAGGGCCGTGGCCGCCTTCGAGGAGGCCCTCGACTCGGTCCGCGAGGTCCACCGCCCGCTGCGTCTCGGGCACGCGTGGTCGGCGGCCGGACGGTCCACCACGCGGCTGCTGCGCCACTGGGCGTGGGAACACCCCGACGTACCGTTGGAACTCCTACGAGTCGACGATCGCACGGCCGGACTGACCAGGGGTTCTGTCGACGCAGCACTGCTGAGGGGCGATGTGGGAACGCCTGGCCTGCTGACCGAGACGCTGTACACCGAACCGAGGGTCGCGGCCGTCCCCGCGGACAGTCCGCTGGCCGGGCGCGAGGAGATCACGCTCGCGGATCTGCGGACGTACACCATCGCGCTCAACACGATCTCGGGCAGTACGACACCCGCGTTGTGGCCCGCCGGGGAGCGTCCGACCGGCACGCTCACGGTGGGCAACACCGACGACTGGCTCGCCGCCATCGCCGCCGGGCGCGCGGTCGGCGTCACCGCCAGCGCGACCGCGGGCATGCATCCGAACCCCGGTGTGGTCTACGTGCCGCTGGCCGACGCGCCGCCGCTCCCCGTGGTCCTCGCCTGGCGCGACGGCCACGCCCACCCGGCCGTACGGGATCTGGTGGCGCTCGCGCGGCGCGTCGTCGGGGAGCCCTGA